Within the Candidatus Thorarchaeota archaeon genome, the region GGGAACAATCGTCTGTTATCAAATGAATACTAAGAAAAGCTTAAGACAGCCATCCCTTGGATTGAAGCCAAACAGCAAGATACGTACTAGGAAGCGGTAGATTATGGTTAAAGTGGTTCCTTTCAAAGCGCACAGGTATAACAAAGAAAAAGTTGAGAATCTTTCCAATGTGGTATCCCCACCGTATGATGTTATTGAGGGGGAAAAAGTCGACAAGCTTCAGAATAAGTCGGAATACAATATCGCGTGGGTTATCAAGAACAAACCAAGGGAAGACGACACGGAATCGGACAATCAGTATACCAGAGCACGAGACATTCTTCACAAGTGGATACAGAATGACATTCTGAAGGAAGAAGACAAGGAATCCTTCTATGTATACGGTCAGAACTTCGAAGTCCAAGGGAAGAAAATGTTTAGATTTGGCTTCATCGGTCTTCTGCAGCTTGAGGATTTTGCCACACAAGAGCCAGAAGAAGGTTCATTCGCAGGTGTGCTGCAACACGAGGAGACCATGCCAAAGGACATCCAAGACAGACTCAACCTCAGCAGACAGTGCATGGCTCAGTTTGGTCAGATTTTCGTTATTTATCCAGATCACGAAGGTAATGTGGATTCTGTTCTAGAAGGCGCTATGGAGGACGAGCCTGTCATCGACGTAACTGACAATGAAGATGTGCGACACAGAATCTGGAAAATCAGCAACAAGGAATCCAAAGATGTGATTCAAAAACACATGGAAGACAAGTACGTCATCATCGCGGATGGCCATCACAGGTACAAAACAGCCCTTGCTCTGATGAGGGAGAATCCAGATCTCGAAGCTGCAAAGTTCCGTATGCTCACCTTTGTCAACATAGACAATCCCGGACTGGTCGTTCTGCCAACCCACAGACTCGTTCAGAATATCGAGAGTTTCTCAAAGGAAAAGCTTCTGAATGATCTCAAGGTCTATTTCGACCTGGACATATCCCCAGATAGGGAGAAAATGTTCGAATTGATGGAAAATCGGTTCGAAGCAGGAAAACATACATTCGGCCTGTACATGAACGATGACAACTTCTACACCCTAACCCTCAAAGACGTGAATGTTATGGATGAGGTCTTGGCAGACAAGTCAGAAGAGCTGAGGAAACTTGATGTGAGTATTCTTCATGCACTCATTCTCGACAGAATGCTTGGAATTGGCAAAGAGAAACTGGCAGAGAGCTCTATTTCGGGGGG harbors:
- a CDS encoding DUF1015 domain-containing protein, translated to MVKVVPFKAHRYNKEKVENLSNVVSPPYDVIEGEKVDKLQNKSEYNIAWVIKNKPREDDTESDNQYTRARDILHKWIQNDILKEEDKESFYVYGQNFEVQGKKMFRFGFIGLLQLEDFATQEPEEGSFAGVLQHEETMPKDIQDRLNLSRQCMAQFGQIFVIYPDHEGNVDSVLEGAMEDEPVIDVTDNEDVRHRIWKISNKESKDVIQKHMEDKYVIIADGHHRYKTALALMRENPDLEAAKFRMLTFVNIDNPGLVVLPTHRLVQNIESFSKEKLLNDLKVYFDLDISPDREKMFELMENRFEAGKHTFGLYMNDDNFYTLTLKDVNVMDEVLADKSEELRKLDVSILHALILDRMLGIGKEKLAESSISGGGYVEYIKDIGDAVEESIEAVNNDYQAVFFMNPTKVEEVEAVSKNFECMPSKSTFFYPKVHTGFTINVLKQPEE